A single genomic interval of Staphylococcus hyicus harbors:
- a CDS encoding YeeE/YedE family protein, with protein MVWTIISGLIVGGLLGFVMQRTRFCLTGGFRDMYVQRNNKMFYALLIAITIQAIGIFLLNAIGVITISNETFPIIGTIIGSFIFGIGIILAGGCATGTYYRAGEGLIGSWIALLMYALFAAITKNGVLAPLMNKINSKTVANADMAQSTGIPSWIFLIILVGVTLFLVNRTLRKPKPKIAVPQLKQRYTGLRHILFEKRFHPFVAAIVVGFIALIAWPMSESTGRQGGLGITTPSSKIVMFLTTGDVSTIDWGVFLVIGIFFGSYIAARGSREFAWRLPDKKTLRNSAVGGTFMGFGAAVAGGCSIGNGLVATAALSWQGWIALAFMIIGTWFMSYFMFVRPMRTVQRGKTIQSQAMRAS; from the coding sequence ATGGTTTGGACAATTATAAGTGGGCTAATCGTAGGGGGACTGTTAGGTTTTGTAATGCAACGTACTCGGTTTTGCTTAACAGGCGGCTTTCGGGATATGTATGTTCAAAGAAACAATAAAATGTTTTATGCATTACTTATTGCTATAACAATTCAAGCTATCGGAATTTTTCTTTTAAACGCCATTGGGGTAATTACTATTTCAAATGAGACGTTTCCAATAATTGGAACAATCATTGGCTCATTTATTTTTGGTATCGGTATCATTTTAGCGGGAGGATGTGCTACTGGTACGTATTACCGTGCGGGTGAAGGATTGATTGGGAGTTGGATAGCCCTTTTAATGTATGCATTATTTGCGGCGATTACTAAAAATGGCGTTTTAGCCCCCTTAATGAATAAAATTAATAGTAAGACAGTTGCCAATGCAGATATGGCTCAATCGACAGGTATTCCAAGTTGGATATTTTTAATTATTTTAGTTGGTGTTACGCTGTTTCTAGTCAATAGAACATTGAGAAAACCGAAACCTAAAATAGCAGTACCACAATTAAAACAACGATATACAGGGTTACGTCACATTTTATTTGAGAAACGTTTCCATCCCTTTGTTGCAGCAATTGTAGTCGGCTTTATAGCGTTAATTGCTTGGCCCATGTCAGAGTCCACTGGGCGACAAGGCGGATTAGGAATCACCACTCCTTCTTCTAAAATTGTCATGTTTTTAACGACAGGTGATGTTTCAACTATAGACTGGGGTGTTTTTCTAGTTATTGGAATCTTTTTTGGATCATATATTGCAGCGCGAGGCTCAAGAGAATTTGCATGGCGTTTACCGGATAAGAAAACACTGCGCAATAGTGCTGTTGGAGGTACTTTCATGGGTTTTGGGGCAGCAGTCGCAGGAGGATGCTCCATTGGTAATGGATTAGTTGCTACTGCAGCATTATCATGGCAAGGTTGGATAGCACTAGCCTTTATGATTATTGGTACGTGGTTTATGAGTTATTTTATGTTTGTTCGACCTATGAGAACTGTACAACGGGGGAAAACAATACAGTCGCAAGCAATGCGTGCGTCATAA
- the agrD gene encoding cyclic lactone autoinducer peptide AgrD: MAFFESLLNLLTSVFKSLGNFAKINPCTVFFDEPEVPKELRESE; the protein is encoded by the coding sequence ATGGCATTTTTTGAATCTCTATTAAACTTATTGACAAGCGTATTTAAGTCGTTAGGTAACTTTGCTAAAATCAACCCTTGTACAGTGTTTTTTGATGAACCTGAAGTACCCAAAGAACTAAGAGAAAGCGAATAA
- a CDS encoding sulfurtransferase TusA family protein, translating to MIHDLGTVGMVCPFPLIEAQKKMQEIALGDELKIDFDCTQATEAIPNWAAENGYPVTNYEQIGDASWTITVQKA from the coding sequence ATGATACATGATTTAGGAACAGTAGGGATGGTTTGTCCATTTCCACTTATTGAAGCGCAAAAGAAAATGCAAGAAATAGCATTAGGAGACGAACTGAAAATCGATTTTGATTGTACACAAGCTACAGAAGCCATTCCTAATTGGGCTGCTGAAAATGGTTATCCAGTTACAAACTATGAACAAATAGGAGATGCTTCTTGGACCATAACTGTGCAAAAAGCCTAA
- the agrA gene encoding quorum-sensing response regulator AgrA — MKILICEDDPKQRERMESIIQNYIMIEEKPMEIEISTSDPYALLEASKNMTDIGCYFLDIQLESDINGIKLGSEIRKHDPVGNIIFVTSHSELTYLTFVYKLAAMDFIFKDDIDELRTRIIDCLETALKRLDLLTKDNTVETMELKQGSNSVYVNYDDVMFFESSPKSHRLIAHLDNRQIEFYGNLRELAQIDSRFFRCHNSFVLNRHNISHVDAKERIVYFKNDEFCYVSVRNIKKIKK, encoded by the coding sequence TTGAAGATATTAATTTGTGAGGATGACCCTAAACAAAGAGAGCGAATGGAATCCATCATTCAAAATTATATTATGATTGAAGAAAAGCCCATGGAAATTGAAATTTCTACAAGTGACCCATACGCGTTACTTGAGGCTTCAAAAAACATGACCGATATTGGGTGTTACTTTTTAGATATCCAATTAGAATCTGATATTAATGGCATTAAGCTTGGCAGTGAAATTAGAAAACATGATCCCGTAGGTAATATTATTTTTGTGACAAGCCATAGTGAATTAACGTATTTGACATTCGTTTATAAACTTGCTGCTATGGATTTTATATTCAAAGACGATATTGATGAATTACGAACGCGCATTATTGATTGTCTTGAAACTGCGCTCAAACGGTTGGATTTACTTACTAAAGATAACACTGTAGAAACAATGGAATTAAAACAAGGCAGTAATTCTGTATATGTCAACTATGATGATGTCATGTTTTTTGAATCTTCACCTAAGTCACATCGACTCATAGCTCACTTAGATAATCGACAAATTGAGTTTTATGGTAATTTAAGGGAACTTGCACAAATTGATAGTCGCTTTTTTAGATGCCATAACAGTTTTGTTTTAAATCGTCATAACATCTCTCATGTTGATGCTAAAGAGCGTATTGTTTATTTTAAAAATGATGAGTTTTGCTATGTGTCAGTTAGAAATATAAAAAAAATCAAGAAATAA
- the agrC gene encoding quorum-sensing sensor histidine kinase AgrC yields the protein MELLNYIFIGTFQAFVFFIVVNIIIIEKIHYKIWDYISFVIGIVVPSTVLFILFDRKSLLFLVIGFFILFYYKKKIIGIIAVLSSVLILVICDFFATWFYYYIKELTIHPTVQYIIYAFVFTFIAFIIALVVRLLMSKLKYTWLYVNKIYLFTLMICLLTFFLIMFFFLPDYVASVAEFKIIGLFYFTFVAIFIAILLLVTITTSREINYRRSQREIEDYYNYTLRVEQVNNRMRKFRHDYINILSTMSEYLREDDLDGLKAYYNKHISPLKDHFEANTLKLNGVENLKVKEIKGVITTKILQAQERQIEISVEVADEINEINMEMIDLSRILGIIMDNAIEASMHLENPMIQIAFIKTEKSVLIIIMNKAPEHLPKLHTLYQEGFSTKGKNRGLGLSTLKEITDSKNNVFLETTIENHYFIQKLEIMNNDE from the coding sequence TTGGAATTACTTAATTACATTTTCATTGGAACTTTCCAAGCTTTTGTTTTTTTTATAGTTGTTAATATTATTATCATTGAAAAAATCCATTATAAAATTTGGGATTACATCTCTTTTGTGATAGGGATTGTAGTCCCTTCTACTGTTTTATTTATACTTTTTGATAGAAAAAGCTTGTTATTTTTAGTAATTGGATTTTTCATCTTGTTCTATTATAAAAAGAAGATTATTGGGATTATTGCCGTTTTATCTAGTGTATTAATTTTAGTAATTTGTGACTTTTTTGCAACATGGTTTTATTACTATATTAAAGAATTGACTATTCATCCTACAGTACAATATATCATTTATGCATTTGTTTTTACTTTTATAGCTTTCATAATAGCTTTGGTAGTAAGATTACTTATGAGTAAGCTCAAATATACGTGGTTGTACGTTAATAAAATTTACCTTTTCACTTTAATGATTTGCCTTTTAACATTCTTTTTAATAATGTTTTTCTTTTTACCTGATTATGTTGCTTCCGTAGCCGAATTTAAAATTATAGGTCTATTTTACTTTACATTTGTCGCTATTTTTATCGCCATTCTTTTATTAGTAACCATTACGACCTCTCGAGAGATAAACTATAGAAGAAGTCAACGAGAGATTGAAGATTATTATAATTATACGTTACGCGTAGAACAAGTAAACAATCGTATGCGTAAGTTTAGACATGATTATATTAATATTTTATCCACAATGTCAGAGTATTTGCGTGAGGATGATTTAGATGGCCTTAAAGCATATTACAATAAACACATTAGCCCTCTTAAGGATCATTTTGAAGCAAATACGTTGAAGTTAAATGGTGTTGAAAATTTAAAAGTAAAAGAGATAAAAGGCGTTATCACTACAAAAATTTTACAAGCCCAAGAACGTCAAATTGAGATTAGTGTTGAAGTCGCTGATGAAATTAATGAAATCAATATGGAAATGATAGATTTAAGTCGTATTCTCGGTATTATCATGGATAATGCAATTGAGGCGTCAATGCATCTTGAGAACCCGATGATACAAATTGCATTTATTAAAACTGAAAAATCTGTATTAATTATCATTATGAACAAAGCACCCGAACATCTTCCTAAGTTACACACGTTGTATCAAGAAGGATTTTCAACAAAAGGTAAAAATAGAGGATTAGGATTATCGACTTTAAAAGAAATTACAGATAGTAAAAACAATGTATTTTTAGAAACAACGATTGAGAACCATTATTTTATTCAAAAATTAGAAATCATGAATAATGATGAGTAA
- a CDS encoding ABC-F family ATP-binding cassette domain-containing protein: MILMQLNQLSKSFDGEEIFNNVNFEVQTGERIGIVGRNGAGKSTLMKIIAGVDNYDSGHISKIKGLKIGYLTQQMTLDTKNTVIEEMSKPFQEIESIAQKMQFETDWLSTHADDYESPEYQEHLNRYESLSNQFEQMEGYQYESKIKTVLHGLKFTVEDYDRPINDFSGGQKTRLSLAQMLLSKPDLLLLDEPTNHLDMETTEWLEEYLKYFNGAIVIISHDRFFLDKIVTQVYDVALGEVKLYKGNYAKYVQLRDQYYEKRMIEYERQQLEIKRLETFVDKNITRASTSGMAKSRRKILEKMERIEKPLLDAKSANIQFDFDRNTGNDVMNINNLEIGYHTPITAPITFEITKGDHIAVIGPNGIGKSTFIKTLANKISALSGHIQTGSNLKIGYYDQKQAEFKSNKTILDFVWDQYRQMPEKDIRAVLGRFLFTQDEVKKIINDLSGGEKARLQLALLMLERNNVLILDEPTNHLDINSKEMLEQALSEFDGTLIFVSHDRYFINALANKIFSLDSDGGQFIQGNYAYYLEKVAQQKAIEARQGETQFDKQPSSIVSNTDYQDQKVMRREKRKIERQIEEHEAHIATYEAQIEQLDILMASEEIVNDYEETARLANERSTIEQNLEHSMLQWEELQHLLNEYET; encoded by the coding sequence ATGATACTAATGCAATTAAATCAACTTTCAAAATCATTTGACGGTGAGGAAATTTTCAATAACGTCAATTTTGAAGTACAGACAGGCGAACGTATTGGCATCGTTGGTCGAAATGGTGCTGGAAAATCAACGCTAATGAAAATTATTGCTGGCGTAGACAATTACGATAGCGGGCATATCTCTAAAATTAAAGGTTTGAAGATTGGCTATTTAACCCAACAGATGACACTAGATACCAAAAATACGGTAATCGAGGAAATGTCGAAACCCTTTCAAGAAATCGAGTCAATTGCACAAAAGATGCAATTTGAAACCGATTGGTTGAGTACACATGCAGATGATTATGAAAGTCCCGAATATCAAGAACACTTAAATCGTTATGAATCATTATCTAATCAATTCGAACAAATGGAAGGATACCAATATGAAAGTAAAATTAAAACCGTTTTACATGGCTTAAAATTTACAGTAGAAGATTATGATAGACCAATTAATGATTTCAGTGGTGGCCAAAAAACACGTTTGTCACTTGCACAAATGTTATTAAGTAAACCTGATCTACTCTTATTGGATGAACCGACCAATCACCTTGACATGGAAACCACAGAATGGCTTGAGGAGTATTTAAAATATTTTAATGGCGCGATTGTCATCATCTCCCATGACCGTTTCTTTTTAGACAAAATTGTTACCCAAGTGTATGATGTCGCACTAGGCGAAGTAAAACTTTATAAAGGTAACTATGCAAAATATGTTCAGCTACGTGACCAATATTATGAAAAGCGCATGATTGAATATGAGCGTCAACAATTAGAAATTAAACGCCTTGAAACATTTGTTGATAAAAATATCACACGTGCTTCGACTAGTGGAATGGCTAAAAGTCGACGTAAAATTTTAGAAAAAATGGAACGAATTGAAAAGCCTTTATTAGATGCTAAAAGTGCTAATATTCAATTTGATTTTGACCGAAATACCGGGAATGATGTTATGAATATCAACAACCTTGAAATCGGTTATCACACTCCTATTACAGCCCCTATCACGTTTGAAATTACAAAAGGAGATCATATCGCTGTAATTGGACCGAATGGTATTGGAAAATCGACATTTATTAAAACGTTAGCCAATAAAATTTCGGCGCTTTCAGGACACATTCAAACTGGCTCAAACTTAAAAATCGGGTACTATGACCAAAAACAAGCTGAATTCAAATCTAATAAAACGATTTTAGATTTTGTGTGGGATCAATATCGTCAAATGCCTGAAAAAGATATTCGCGCTGTATTAGGTCGCTTTTTATTTACCCAAGACGAAGTTAAAAAAATAATCAATGATCTGTCGGGTGGCGAAAAGGCTAGATTACAACTTGCACTTCTCATGTTAGAAAGAAATAATGTTTTAATACTTGATGAACCAACCAACCATCTTGACATAAATTCGAAGGAAATGTTAGAGCAAGCTTTATCAGAATTTGATGGTACATTAATATTCGTCTCCCATGATCGCTATTTTATAAATGCTTTAGCAAATAAAATATTTAGTTTGGATTCAGATGGAGGACAGTTTATCCAAGGAAATTATGCCTACTATTTAGAAAAAGTCGCTCAGCAAAAAGCTATAGAGGCGCGACAAGGTGAAACGCAGTTTGATAAACAACCTTCTAGCATAGTATCAAACACGGATTACCAAGATCAAAAAGTCATGCGACGTGAAAAACGTAAAATTGAACGTCAAATCGAAGAACATGAAGCACATATAGCAACTTACGAAGCGCAAATTGAGCAATTAGATATACTAATGGCATCAGAAGAAATTGTAAATGATTATGAAGAGACTGCACGTCTTGCAAACGAACGAAGCACAATCGAACAAAATTTAGAACATTCAATGCTACAATGGGAAGAATTACAACATTTATTAAATGAATATGAAACATAA
- a CDS encoding accessory gene regulator AgrB — MRIVDTAIDNLALKLQKRQNLDHIDYLKVRLGIQVFIINLFKGIVTYGLAILLNIFLYTLTVHLTYFILRRYSHGAHAKTSLLCHVQNIIFFIFLPWLIVKYDIPFWFMLFLSVLGWMIVFKYAPAATRKQPIKYERIKPKKIISLLVMSIYIVMILFVPHPFNFLIAYGAFLQTLTLLPIFFSKEE, encoded by the coding sequence ATGAGAATCGTTGATACAGCAATTGATAACTTAGCATTAAAACTCCAAAAGAGACAAAATCTAGATCACATTGATTACCTCAAAGTGCGTTTAGGCATACAAGTGTTCATCATTAATCTCTTCAAAGGCATCGTAACTTACGGTTTGGCAATCCTTCTTAACATCTTTTTATACACACTCACAGTTCACCTAACTTATTTTATTTTACGACGCTATTCACATGGCGCTCATGCAAAAACATCTTTATTATGTCATGTTCAAAATATTATTTTCTTTATATTTTTACCATGGCTAATAGTTAAATATGACATACCATTCTGGTTTATGTTATTCTTAAGTGTACTAGGATGGATGATTGTATTTAAGTACGCTCCAGCAGCTACACGAAAACAACCAATTAAATATGAACGAATAAAGCCTAAAAAAATCATTTCATTACTTGTAATGTCAATTTATATAGTGATGATTTTATTTGTTCCACATCCATTTAATTTTTTAATTGCTTATGGGGCATTTTTACAAACATTAACTTTACTACCAATATTTTTCTCTAAGGAGGAGTAA
- a CDS encoding sucrose-6-phosphate hydrolase → MEQWSREKRYQKLEDVNTKSLDTLKNRVQASLYRQKFHIQPPTGLLNDPNGLIYFQGQYYLSHQWFPLGAVHGLKYWFHYNGNTLVTLKPQGPILKPDTMYDSHGAYSGSAFEFQNQLYYMYTGNHRTQSWERRSSQLLAKVNDNGEVVKFNTPAITGPPEGYTHHFRDPKVFKKDDEFYAMIGAQRADCTGAILLYKTLNPVGTWDFVGEIKTQLKTFGYMWECPDYFHLNGKDILLFCPQGIESEDNTYQNIYQSGYLIGHLDFETLTFEHESFIELDQGFDFYAPQTFLDEAKRRVLIGWMGLPETEYPTDDEGWAHCLTVPRILTIESGQLKQKPHMDLRKLRQNKETALGYANKFIKQLHPFEGEQYELVIDILENDASAIEFHLRASKHEATVIRYETNTKQVILDRFDSGQLPHPVEGTVRIAQLESDLSQLRIFVDTSSIEIFCNEGEKVLSSRIFPSKEANKIKVVTDSGQVYLKMTKYDINQDEKQIEA, encoded by the coding sequence ATGGAGCAATGGAGTCGGGAAAAGCGTTACCAAAAGTTAGAGGATGTGAATACCAAATCACTTGATACATTAAAAAATCGTGTGCAAGCATCCCTGTATCGCCAAAAATTTCATATTCAGCCCCCAACGGGTTTATTAAATGACCCAAATGGTTTGATTTATTTTCAAGGTCAGTATTATTTATCGCATCAATGGTTTCCATTAGGTGCAGTTCATGGTTTGAAATATTGGTTCCACTATAATGGAAATACATTAGTGACATTAAAACCTCAGGGTCCAATATTAAAACCAGACACGATGTATGATAGCCATGGTGCCTACAGTGGTAGCGCATTTGAATTTCAAAACCAACTTTATTATATGTATACGGGTAATCATCGTACGCAGTCTTGGGAAAGACGGAGTAGTCAGTTATTAGCCAAAGTAAATGATAATGGAGAAGTGGTGAAATTCAATACACCTGCTATTACTGGTCCACCAGAAGGGTATACGCATCATTTTAGAGATCCAAAAGTATTTAAAAAAGATGACGAATTCTATGCGATGATTGGTGCGCAAAGGGCAGATTGTACAGGTGCGATTTTGCTATATAAAACGTTGAATCCTGTAGGGACTTGGGATTTTGTAGGTGAGATTAAAACCCAATTAAAGACATTCGGTTATATGTGGGAATGTCCAGATTACTTTCATCTCAATGGAAAAGATATTTTATTGTTTTGTCCACAAGGGATAGAATCAGAAGACAATACCTATCAAAATATATATCAAAGTGGCTATCTCATAGGTCATTTAGATTTTGAAACACTCACATTTGAACACGAGTCATTTATTGAACTTGATCAAGGTTTTGATTTTTACGCGCCGCAAACATTTTTAGATGAAGCAAAGCGTCGGGTATTAATAGGGTGGATGGGACTACCTGAGACCGAATACCCAACTGATGACGAAGGATGGGCGCATTGCTTAACGGTTCCAAGAATTTTAACGATTGAGTCAGGTCAATTAAAACAAAAACCTCATATGGATTTACGCAAATTAAGACAAAATAAAGAGACAGCATTAGGATATGCGAATAAATTTATTAAACAGCTCCATCCATTTGAAGGAGAGCAATATGAATTAGTAATAGATATACTAGAAAATGACGCATCTGCTATCGAATTTCATTTAAGAGCGTCGAAACATGAAGCCACAGTTATTCGATATGAAACGAATACTAAACAAGTGATTTTAGATCGATTTGACAGTGGACAATTACCTCATCCAGTTGAAGGGACAGTGCGAATAGCACAATTAGAATCAGACCTTTCACAACTACGGATTTTTGTAGATACTTCAAGTATTGAAATATTTTGTAACGAAGGTGAAAAAGTGTTGTCTTCACGAATTTTCCCTTCCAAAGAGGCCAATAAAATCAAAGTGGTTACAGACTCTGGTCAAGTTTATTTAAAAATGACGAAGTATGACATTAACCAAGATGAGAAGCAAATAGAGGCATAA
- a CDS encoding redox-sensing transcriptional repressor Rex: MTKELNKIPRATLKRLPLYYRFVNSLKSKGTSRVNSKEISEGLGIDSATIRRDFSYFGELGKKGYGYNIDSLLEFFKSELSDADLIKIGVVGVGHLGKALISFNFPIHDDMFITEAFDIDPDIVGTKIGDVTVKSMDEMKKVIQDQALEVIIIATPIKVAQSVTDKVVAAGVKGILNFTPSPVQVPNDVQVHQIDLGVELQSLLFFMKNYG; this comes from the coding sequence ATGACTAAAGAATTAAATAAAATTCCACGCGCGACATTGAAGCGCTTACCGTTATATTATCGCTTTGTAAATAGTCTCAAATCGAAAGGAACATCTCGCGTTAATTCTAAAGAAATAAGCGAAGGTCTTGGTATAGATTCTGCTACAATTAGACGTGATTTTTCTTACTTCGGTGAACTTGGTAAAAAAGGGTATGGTTACAATATTGACAGTTTATTAGAGTTTTTCAAATCCGAATTGAGTGATGCTGATTTAATTAAAATTGGTGTTGTCGGTGTGGGACATTTAGGAAAAGCGTTAATTTCATTTAACTTTCCAATACATGACGATATGTTTATTACAGAAGCTTTTGATATTGATCCAGATATTGTTGGTACAAAAATTGGTGATGTAACAGTGAAATCAATGGATGAAATGAAAAAAGTGATTCAAGATCAAGCGTTAGAAGTAATTATTATTGCGACACCGATTAAGGTTGCCCAAAGTGTTACAGACAAAGTTGTTGCTGCTGGCGTAAAAGGAATTTTAAATTTTACACCATCACCAGTGCAAGTGCCAAATGATGTTCAAGTACATCAAATCGATTTAGGCGTTGAACTTCAGTCGTTATTGTTTTTTATGAAAAACTATGGTTAA
- a CDS encoding carbon-nitrogen family hydrolase, whose product MKIQILQFNVEPQSPSKNIHKIQRLFSEHVSHDTDVVVLPEMWNNGYALSSLKQLSDRNLKQSLEWIQALARQYSVDIIAGSVSNQVEENLYNTAFAVDQNGHKIYEYHKIHLVPMLNEPTYLDAGTRVPYTFHLSDGTPVSQIICYDLRFPELTRYPAANGTQIMFYVAQWPEVRKAHWRKLLQARAIENDMFVVAANTCGSDGETSFAGHSMIINPNGEILKEADHEETVLTVDINLNDVQKQRINIPVFDNLRPDIYEYFNK is encoded by the coding sequence ATGAAAATTCAAATTTTACAATTTAACGTCGAACCGCAATCACCTTCAAAAAATATACATAAAATTCAACGACTGTTTTCTGAACATGTTAGTCATGATACTGATGTAGTGGTTTTACCGGAAATGTGGAATAATGGCTATGCCTTATCCTCTTTAAAACAACTTTCCGATCGAAATTTAAAACAATCACTTGAATGGATCCAAGCTCTTGCGCGTCAATATTCAGTGGACATTATAGCTGGTTCTGTATCGAATCAAGTCGAAGAAAATTTATATAATACCGCATTTGCGGTTGATCAAAACGGTCATAAAATATATGAATATCATAAAATACATTTAGTACCCATGTTAAATGAACCCACTTATTTGGATGCAGGTACGCGTGTTCCTTACACATTTCATTTAAGTGATGGGACACCTGTCTCTCAAATTATTTGTTATGATTTACGCTTTCCAGAATTAACCCGTTATCCGGCAGCGAATGGAACTCAAATCATGTTTTATGTCGCCCAATGGCCAGAAGTTCGTAAAGCGCATTGGCGAAAGCTTTTACAAGCAAGAGCTATTGAAAATGATATGTTCGTAGTCGCTGCGAATACGTGCGGATCTGATGGTGAAACGTCTTTTGCTGGTCATTCCATGATTATTAACCCTAATGGTGAGATTTTAAAAGAAGCCGATCATGAAGAAACAGTATTAACAGTAGACATTAATTTAAATGACGTGCAAAAACAACGTATAAATATCCCAGTATTTGATAACTTACGCCCCGACATATACGAATATTTCAACAAATAA